The Aptenodytes patagonicus chromosome 15, bAptPat1.pri.cur, whole genome shotgun sequence genome has a segment encoding these proteins:
- the SLC5A1 gene encoding sodium/glucose cotransporter 1, with product MESNIRINNPADISVIVIYFLVVLAVGLWAMYSTNRGTVGGFFLAGRSMVWWPIGASLFASNIGSGHFVGIAGTAAAGGIAIGGYEWNALIFVVVLGWLFVPIYIKAGVVTMPEYLKKRFGGKRIQVYLSVLSLILYIFTKISADIFSGAVFIQLAIGLNLYLAIIILLAITALYTITGGLAAVIYTDTLQTFIMVVGSFILMGFAFSEVGGYDVFMRKYMEAIPSNISYGNTTINAECYTPRKDSFHIFRDAVTGDLPWPGLLFGLSILALWYWCTDQVIVQRCLSGKNMSHVKAGCIMCGYLKLLPMFIIVMPGMISRILYTDVVACVVPEVCQQYCGTAVGCTNVAYPKMVVELMPNGLRGLMLSVMLASLMSSLTSIFNSASTLFTMDIYTKIRSRPSEKELMLAGRAFMLLLIGISIAWVPVVQSAQSGQLFDYIQSVTSYLGPPIAAVFLLAVFCKRVNEQGAFWGLMVGLLTGLSRMIAEFAYGTGNCVTPSNCPFVICGIHYLYFAMILFGVSAIVILAVSFMTKPIPDVHLYRLCWSLRNSKEERIDLDADEEQDKADEKDEESVNEESEEEPGCFKKAYNWFCGLDQQKGPKLSKEEEEALKKKLTDTSEIPLWRNVVNINGIILLTVAVFCHAFFA from the exons attGGTGCTTCTCTGTTTGCCAGTAACATTggcagtggacattttgtgggaatagcaggaacagcagcagctggaggaattGCCATTGGAGGATATGAATGGAAT GCTCTGATATTTGTGGTTGTTCTAGGATGGCTGTTTGTACCCATCTACATCAAAGCTGGG GTGGTGACAATGCCAGAGTATCTGAAGAAGCGTTTTGGTGGGAAACGGATTCAGGTCTACCTGTCAGTCCTTTCCCTGATCTTGTATATTTTCACAAAGATCTCA gcaGATATATTCTCTGGAGCTGTATTTATACAGCTGGCCATAGGGCTGAATCTTTATTTGGCCATAATCATCCTGCTTGCTATTACTGCTCTTTACACCATCACAG GTGGCCTTGCAGCTGTGATTTACACAGACACCTTACAAACATTTATCATGGTAGTGGGATCCTTTATTCTCATGGGATTTG cattttctgaagtAGGAGGGTATGATGTTTTCATGCGGAAGTACATGGAAGCAATTCCATCCAATATCTCCTACGGGAATACTACGATTAATGCAGAATGCTACACTCCTCGGAAGGATTCCTTTCACATCTTCCGAGATGCCGTCACTGGAGATCTGCCGTGGCCAGGGCTCCTCTTTGGTTTGAGCATCCTTGCTTTGTGGTACTGGTGCACAGATCAG GTTATTGTCCAAAGATGTCTCTCTGGCAAGAATATGTCCCATGTGAAGGCTGGTTGTATCATGTGTGGATACCTGAAACTCTTGCCCATGTTTATCATAGTGATGCCTGGAATGATCAGCCGAATTTTGTATACAG ATGTGGTGGCTTGTGTTGTGCCTGAAGTCTGCCAGCAGTACTGTGGCACTGCAGTTGGCTGTACAAATGTTGCTTATCCAAAAATGGTAGTGGAGCTTATGCCAAATG GTCTGCGGGGTCTGATGTTGTCAGTCATGTTGGCCTCCCTTATGAGCTCCCTGACTTCCATTTTTAACAGCGCTAGTACTTTGTTCACTATGGACATTTATACCAAAATTCGATCACGACCATCTGAGAAAGAGCTTATGTTAGCTGGAAG GGCATTTATGTTACTTTTAATTGGCATCAGCATTGCCTGGGTTCCTGTGGTGCAGTCAGCTCAAAGTGGGCAGCTCTTTGACTATATTCAGTCAGTTACTAGCTACCTGGGACCTCCCATTGCTGCTGTCTTCCTGCTTGCCGTCTTCTGCAAGCGGGTCAATGAGCAG GGTGCCTTCTGGGGCCTGATGGTTGGGCTGCTAACTGGACTCAGTAGAATGATTGCAGAGTTTGCCTATGGAACTGGCAACTGTGTGACCCCTTCCAACTGCCCATTCGTCATCTGTGGGATTCACTACCTTTACTTTGCAATGATTCTTTTTGGGGTTTCCGCCATCGTCATCCTGGCAGTCTCCTTCATGACTAAGCCCATTCCTGATGTACAT CTTTACCGCTTGTGCTGGTCTTTGCGGAACAGCAAAGAAGAACGTATTGATCTTGATGCAGATGAGGAACAGGACAAAGCTGATGAAAAAGATGAGGAATCAG TTAATGAGGAAAGTGAGGAAGAACCGGGATGCTTTAAGAAAGCGTACAACTGGTTCTGTGGCTTAGATCAACAAAAAGGACCCAAACTgagcaaggaggaagaggaagcgtTGAAGAAGAAACTGACTGACACAAGCGAAATACCACTTTGGAGAAATGTTGTGAATATCAATGGCATCATCCTATTGACTGTGGCTGTATTTTGCCATGCCTTCTTCGCGTAA